Proteins encoded in a region of the Scrofimicrobium sp. R131 genome:
- a CDS encoding sn-glycerol-3-phosphate ABC transporter ATP-binding protein UgpC: MASVTFDNATRIYPGSDRPAVDKLNLEIADGEFLVLVGPSGCGKSTSLRMLAGLEDVNSGRIFIGDRDVTDVQPKNRDIAMVFQNYALYPHMTVRDNMGFALKIAGRPKDEIRQRVDEAAKILDLEPYLDRKPKALSGGQRQRVAMGRAIVRKPQVFLMDEPLSNLDAKLRVQTRTQIAQLQRDLGVTTVYVTHDQTEALTMGDRIAVLKDGILQQVGTPRDMYDRPANSFVAGFIGSPAMNLGTFTIDGKVARLGTATVPLSDETLAAVTPEDNGQIVIGFRPEALRLVASDADGVIPIKVELVEELGSDAYIYGQLAGDAGDAKLGSGEEGGGRQLVVRVPPNSAPPAGSVIHAEIAPGQQHNFSAATGVRLP, from the coding sequence ATGGCTAGTGTAACTTTCGACAACGCTACCCGGATTTACCCGGGTTCGGATCGCCCCGCGGTTGACAAATTGAACCTGGAAATTGCCGATGGCGAATTCCTGGTGCTGGTGGGACCGTCCGGTTGCGGCAAGTCGACCTCGCTGCGCATGCTCGCAGGGCTGGAAGATGTCAACTCGGGACGGATCTTCATTGGTGACCGTGACGTCACCGATGTCCAGCCCAAGAACCGCGACATTGCAATGGTTTTCCAGAACTACGCCCTGTACCCGCACATGACTGTTCGCGACAACATGGGCTTCGCCCTGAAGATCGCCGGTCGCCCGAAGGACGAAATTCGCCAGCGGGTGGATGAGGCCGCCAAGATCCTGGATCTGGAGCCCTACCTGGACCGCAAGCCCAAGGCTCTGTCCGGTGGTCAGCGTCAGCGCGTCGCCATGGGCCGCGCCATCGTCCGGAAGCCGCAGGTCTTCCTGATGGATGAGCCGCTGTCCAACCTGGACGCCAAGCTGCGCGTCCAGACCCGGACCCAGATCGCGCAGTTGCAGCGCGACCTTGGCGTCACCACCGTCTACGTCACCCACGACCAGACTGAAGCTCTGACCATGGGCGACCGGATCGCCGTGCTGAAGGACGGCATCCTGCAGCAGGTGGGGACCCCGCGCGACATGTACGACCGTCCCGCGAACTCCTTCGTGGCCGGGTTCATCGGTTCTCCCGCCATGAACCTGGGTACTTTCACCATCGACGGCAAGGTTGCCCGCCTGGGCACCGCTACCGTTCCGCTCTCTGACGAGACGCTGGCGGCTGTCACCCCGGAAGACAACGGCCAGATCGTGATTGGCTTCCGCCCGGAGGCGCTGCGCCTGGTCGCCTCCGACGCCGACGGCGTCATTCCGATCAAGGTGGAGCTGGTGGAAGAGCTCGGCTCCGACGCCTACATCTACGGCCAGCTGGCCGGGGATGCGGGCGATGCCAAGCTCGGTTCCGGTGAGGAAGGCGGCGGACGCCAGCTGGTCGTTCGCGTACCCCCGAACTCGGCCCCGCCGGCCGGCTCGGTCATCCACGCGGAGATCGCTCCCGGGCAGCAGCACAACTTCTCGGCTGCCACCGGTGTTCGGCTGCCGTAG